In Nerophis lumbriciformis linkage group LG12, RoL_Nlum_v2.1, whole genome shotgun sequence, a single genomic region encodes these proteins:
- the LOC133623056 gene encoding anaphase-promoting complex subunit 7 isoform X3: MALQQKKVLSKTSKVRTSAGGAAANLQAQSLPSEIEVKYKIAECYTILKLDKDAIAVLDGIPSRQRTPKINMMLANLYRKAGQERSAVTSYKEVLRQCPLAMDAIIGLLSLSVKGAEVASMTMDVMQSVPNLDWLSVWIKAYAFIHAGDNQRAINTICSLEKKSLLRDNVDLLVSLADVYFRAGDTKNAILKFEQAQMLDPYLIKGMDVYGYLLAREGHLEDVEVLGGRLFNISDQHAEPWVISGCHSFYSKRYSRALYLGAKAIQLNSNSVQALLLKGAALRNMGRVQEAIIHFREAMRLAPCRLDCYEGLIDCYLASNGVREAMGMANNLYKTLGANAQTLTILATVCLEDPVTQEKAKTLLDKALAQRPDYTKAVVKKAELLSREQKHEEGIALLRKALANQSDCVLHRMLGDFLVAVNDYQEAMDQYSIALSLDPNDQKSLEGMQKMEKEESPTDATVELDGDDMEGSGEDGDLEGSDSEAAQWADQEQWFGMQ; the protein is encoded by the exons ATGGCACTTCAACAGAAGAAAGTGCTTAGCAAAACATCCAAAGTTCGCACATCTGCTGGTGGAGCTGCAGCTAACCTTCAAGCACAG AGTTTACCTTCAGAGATCGAAGTAAAGTACAAGATAGCTGAATGTTATACTATCTTGAAACTGGACAAAGATGCCATTGCAGTGCTTGATGGGATCCCGTCCCGGCAGAGGACTCCAAAG ATCAACATGATGTTGGCAAACCTATACAGAAAAGCTGGCCAGGAACGCTCCGCAGTGACAAGCTACAAAGAAGTCCTCCGACAGTGCCCCCTCGCCATGGATGCAATCATTG GACTTTTGTCTCTATCAGTCAAAGGAGCTGAAGTGGCGTCCATGACCATGGATGTCATGCAGAGTGTCCCCAACCTGGACTGGCTCTCTGTTTGGATAAAGGCGTATGCCTTCATACATGCCGGTGATAATCAAAGAGCCATCAACACCATTTG TTCTCTGGAGAAGAAGTCTTTGTTGCGGGACAACGTGGACCTCCTGGTGAGTCTGGCAGATGTCTACTTCAGGGCAGGTGACACTAAGAACGCCATCCTGAAATTTGAACAAGCCCAGATGCTGGACCCGTATCTCATCAAAG GAATGGATGTCTATGGCTACCTGTTGGCCCGAGAAGGACACCTTGAAGATGTCGAGGTGCTGGGAGGACGACTGTTCAACATCTCGGACCAGCATGCAGAACCTTGGGTGATTTCAGG TTGTCACAGCTTTTACAGCAAGCGCTACTCCAGAGCGCTCTACCTTGGAGCAAAGGCTATTCAGTTGAACAGCAACAGTGTGCAGGCTCTCCTCCTGAAGGGGGCAGCGTTGAGAAACATGGGCCGTGTCCAGGAAGCCATCATCCATTTCCGCGAGGCCATGCGCCTGGCACCATGCAGACTTGACTGCTATGAAG GTCTGATAGACTGCTACCTGGCGTCCAATGGTGTCCGAGAGGCTATGGGGATGGCCAATAACCTCTATAAGACGTTGGGGGCCAACGCACAGACTTTGACCATCCTTGCCACCGTGTGCCTGGAGGACCCTGTGACCCAGGAGAAAGCTAAAACCTTACTGGACAAAGCTTTGGCTCAGAGGCCCGACTACACCAAGGCTGTGGTGAAAAAAGCCGAACTCCTCA GTCGAGAACAGAAGCACGAAGAAGGGATCGCTCTGCTTCGGAAGGCCCTGGCCAATCAGAGTGACTGTGTGCTGCACAGGATGCTGGGAGACTTCCTGGTGGCCGTTAACGATTACCAGGAGGCCATGGATCAGTACAGCATTGCACTTAG TCTGGACCCCAATGATCAGAAGTCGCTGGAAGGCATGCAGAAGATGGAGAAGGAAGAGAGTCCCACGGACGCCACGGTGGAGCTGGACGGCGATGACATGGAGGGCAGCGGAGAAGACGGCGACCTGGAGGGCAGCGACAGCGAGGCCGCCCAGTGGGCCGACCAGGAACAGTGGTTTGGTATGCAGTGA
- the LOC133623056 gene encoding anaphase-promoting complex subunit 7 isoform X2, whose amino-acid sequence MKLKLLNTNTNPNKVLIFYQPKMNMVDHVRDMAAAGLHSNVRILSSLLLTMSNNNPELFSPAQKYQLLVYHADAIFHDKEYRNAACKYSMALQQKKVLSKTSKVRTSAGGAAANLQAQSLPSEIEVKYKIAECYTILKLDKDAIAVLDGIPSRQRTPKINMMLANLYRKAGQERSAVTSYKEVLRQCPLAMDAIIGLLSLSVKGAEVASMTMDVMQSVPNLDWLSVWIKAYAFIHAGDNQRAINTICSLEKKSLLRDNVDLLVSLADVYFRAGDTKNAILKFEQAQMLDPYLIKGMDVYGYLLAREGHLEDVEVLGGRLFNISDQHAEPWVISGCHSFYSKRYSRALYLGAKAIQLNSNSVQALLLKGAALRNMGRVQEAIIHFREAMRLAPCRLDCYEGLIDCYLASNGVREAMGMANNLYKTLGANAQTLTILATVCLEDPVTQEKAKTLLDKALAQRPDYTKAVVKKAELLSREQKHEEGIALLRKALANQSDCVLHRMLGDFLVAVNDYQEAMDQYSIALSLDPNDQKSLEGMQKMEKEESPTDATVELDGDDMEGSGEDGDLEGSDSEAAQWADQEQWFGMQ is encoded by the exons ATGAAGCTGAAACTTTTGAATACCAACACCAACCCGAATAAGGTCTTAATCTTCTATCAACCGAAAATGAACATGGTGGATCATGTACGGGATATGGCCGCGGCGGGTCTCCACTCCAATGTACGGATATTGAGCAGCTTGTTGCTGACGATGAGTAATAACAACCC AGAGCTGTTCTCACCAGCCCAAAAGTACCAACTTTTGGTTTACCATGCTGATGCCATCTTCCACGATAAAGAGTACCGTAATGCTGCCTGTAAATACAGTATGGCACTTCAACAGAAGAAAGTGCTTAGCAAAACATCCAAAGTTCGCACATCTGCTGGTGGAGCTGCAGCTAACCTTCAAGCACAG AGTTTACCTTCAGAGATCGAAGTAAAGTACAAGATAGCTGAATGTTATACTATCTTGAAACTGGACAAAGATGCCATTGCAGTGCTTGATGGGATCCCGTCCCGGCAGAGGACTCCAAAG ATCAACATGATGTTGGCAAACCTATACAGAAAAGCTGGCCAGGAACGCTCCGCAGTGACAAGCTACAAAGAAGTCCTCCGACAGTGCCCCCTCGCCATGGATGCAATCATTG GACTTTTGTCTCTATCAGTCAAAGGAGCTGAAGTGGCGTCCATGACCATGGATGTCATGCAGAGTGTCCCCAACCTGGACTGGCTCTCTGTTTGGATAAAGGCGTATGCCTTCATACATGCCGGTGATAATCAAAGAGCCATCAACACCATTTG TTCTCTGGAGAAGAAGTCTTTGTTGCGGGACAACGTGGACCTCCTGGTGAGTCTGGCAGATGTCTACTTCAGGGCAGGTGACACTAAGAACGCCATCCTGAAATTTGAACAAGCCCAGATGCTGGACCCGTATCTCATCAAAG GAATGGATGTCTATGGCTACCTGTTGGCCCGAGAAGGACACCTTGAAGATGTCGAGGTGCTGGGAGGACGACTGTTCAACATCTCGGACCAGCATGCAGAACCTTGGGTGATTTCAGG TTGTCACAGCTTTTACAGCAAGCGCTACTCCAGAGCGCTCTACCTTGGAGCAAAGGCTATTCAGTTGAACAGCAACAGTGTGCAGGCTCTCCTCCTGAAGGGGGCAGCGTTGAGAAACATGGGCCGTGTCCAGGAAGCCATCATCCATTTCCGCGAGGCCATGCGCCTGGCACCATGCAGACTTGACTGCTATGAAG GTCTGATAGACTGCTACCTGGCGTCCAATGGTGTCCGAGAGGCTATGGGGATGGCCAATAACCTCTATAAGACGTTGGGGGCCAACGCACAGACTTTGACCATCCTTGCCACCGTGTGCCTGGAGGACCCTGTGACCCAGGAGAAAGCTAAAACCTTACTGGACAAAGCTTTGGCTCAGAGGCCCGACTACACCAAGGCTGTGGTGAAAAAAGCCGAACTCCTCA GTCGAGAACAGAAGCACGAAGAAGGGATCGCTCTGCTTCGGAAGGCCCTGGCCAATCAGAGTGACTGTGTGCTGCACAGGATGCTGGGAGACTTCCTGGTGGCCGTTAACGATTACCAGGAGGCCATGGATCAGTACAGCATTGCACTTAG TCTGGACCCCAATGATCAGAAGTCGCTGGAAGGCATGCAGAAGATGGAGAAGGAAGAGAGTCCCACGGACGCCACGGTGGAGCTGGACGGCGATGACATGGAGGGCAGCGGAGAAGACGGCGACCTGGAGGGCAGCGACAGCGAGGCCGCCCAGTGGGCCGACCAGGAACAGTGGTTTGGTATGCA GTGA
- the LOC133623056 gene encoding anaphase-promoting complex subunit 7 isoform X1 — protein MKLKLLNTNTNPNKVLIFYQPKMNMVDHVRDMAAAGLHSNVRILSSLLLTMSNNNPELFSPAQKYQLLVYHADAIFHDKEYRNAACKYSMALQQKKVLSKTSKVRTSAGGAAANLQAQSLPSEIEVKYKIAECYTILKLDKDAIAVLDGIPSRQRTPKINMMLANLYRKAGQERSAVTSYKEVLRQCPLAMDAIIGLLSLSVKGAEVASMTMDVMQSVPNLDWLSVWIKAYAFIHAGDNQRAINTICSLEKKSLLRDNVDLLVSLADVYFRAGDTKNAILKFEQAQMLDPYLIKGMDVYGYLLAREGHLEDVEVLGGRLFNISDQHAEPWVISGCHSFYSKRYSRALYLGAKAIQLNSNSVQALLLKGAALRNMGRVQEAIIHFREAMRLAPCRLDCYEGLIDCYLASNGVREAMGMANNLYKTLGANAQTLTILATVCLEDPVTQEKAKTLLDKALAQRPDYTKAVVKKAELLSREQKHEEGIALLRKALANQSDCVLHRMLGDFLVAVNDYQEAMDQYSIALSLDPNDQKSLEGMQKMEKEESPTDATVELDGDDMEGSGEDGDLEGSDSEAAQWADQEQWFGMQ, from the exons ATGAAGCTGAAACTTTTGAATACCAACACCAACCCGAATAAGGTCTTAATCTTCTATCAACCGAAAATGAACATGGTGGATCATGTACGGGATATGGCCGCGGCGGGTCTCCACTCCAATGTACGGATATTGAGCAGCTTGTTGCTGACGATGAGTAATAACAACCC AGAGCTGTTCTCACCAGCCCAAAAGTACCAACTTTTGGTTTACCATGCTGATGCCATCTTCCACGATAAAGAGTACCGTAATGCTGCCTGTAAATACAGTATGGCACTTCAACAGAAGAAAGTGCTTAGCAAAACATCCAAAGTTCGCACATCTGCTGGTGGAGCTGCAGCTAACCTTCAAGCACAG AGTTTACCTTCAGAGATCGAAGTAAAGTACAAGATAGCTGAATGTTATACTATCTTGAAACTGGACAAAGATGCCATTGCAGTGCTTGATGGGATCCCGTCCCGGCAGAGGACTCCAAAG ATCAACATGATGTTGGCAAACCTATACAGAAAAGCTGGCCAGGAACGCTCCGCAGTGACAAGCTACAAAGAAGTCCTCCGACAGTGCCCCCTCGCCATGGATGCAATCATTG GACTTTTGTCTCTATCAGTCAAAGGAGCTGAAGTGGCGTCCATGACCATGGATGTCATGCAGAGTGTCCCCAACCTGGACTGGCTCTCTGTTTGGATAAAGGCGTATGCCTTCATACATGCCGGTGATAATCAAAGAGCCATCAACACCATTTG TTCTCTGGAGAAGAAGTCTTTGTTGCGGGACAACGTGGACCTCCTGGTGAGTCTGGCAGATGTCTACTTCAGGGCAGGTGACACTAAGAACGCCATCCTGAAATTTGAACAAGCCCAGATGCTGGACCCGTATCTCATCAAAG GAATGGATGTCTATGGCTACCTGTTGGCCCGAGAAGGACACCTTGAAGATGTCGAGGTGCTGGGAGGACGACTGTTCAACATCTCGGACCAGCATGCAGAACCTTGGGTGATTTCAGG TTGTCACAGCTTTTACAGCAAGCGCTACTCCAGAGCGCTCTACCTTGGAGCAAAGGCTATTCAGTTGAACAGCAACAGTGTGCAGGCTCTCCTCCTGAAGGGGGCAGCGTTGAGAAACATGGGCCGTGTCCAGGAAGCCATCATCCATTTCCGCGAGGCCATGCGCCTGGCACCATGCAGACTTGACTGCTATGAAG GTCTGATAGACTGCTACCTGGCGTCCAATGGTGTCCGAGAGGCTATGGGGATGGCCAATAACCTCTATAAGACGTTGGGGGCCAACGCACAGACTTTGACCATCCTTGCCACCGTGTGCCTGGAGGACCCTGTGACCCAGGAGAAAGCTAAAACCTTACTGGACAAAGCTTTGGCTCAGAGGCCCGACTACACCAAGGCTGTGGTGAAAAAAGCCGAACTCCTCA GTCGAGAACAGAAGCACGAAGAAGGGATCGCTCTGCTTCGGAAGGCCCTGGCCAATCAGAGTGACTGTGTGCTGCACAGGATGCTGGGAGACTTCCTGGTGGCCGTTAACGATTACCAGGAGGCCATGGATCAGTACAGCATTGCACTTAG TCTGGACCCCAATGATCAGAAGTCGCTGGAAGGCATGCAGAAGATGGAGAAGGAAGAGAGTCCCACGGACGCCACGGTGGAGCTGGACGGCGATGACATGGAGGGCAGCGGAGAAGACGGCGACCTGGAGGGCAGCGACAGCGAGGCCGCCCAGTGGGCCGACCAGGAACAGTGGTTTGGTATGCAGTGA